One segment of Comamonas thiooxydans DNA contains the following:
- a CDS encoding DUF484 family protein encodes MNSLTDTAMTEESIADYLQENPDFFERHAEMLTGVRLISGHGPRAVSLQERQAEMLREKIKGLEHRIMDMVRHGSENASIANKIHQWTHALVKVQDLRELPHALTASLQHTFDVPQVALRLWNVAGAHSGTVYTMGVSDDAKAFASSLTMPFCGPNMGFEPVTWLPNPNAVQSVALLTLHDGAMDSTSNAFGMLVLGSPDPLRFDATMGLEFLSRISELASASLSRMRAPALTLAHG; translated from the coding sequence ATGAACAGCTTGACCGATACCGCCATGACCGAAGAGTCGATTGCCGACTACCTTCAGGAAAACCCCGATTTCTTCGAGCGCCATGCCGAGATGCTGACAGGCGTGCGTTTGATCAGCGGCCATGGCCCACGTGCCGTCAGCCTGCAGGAACGTCAGGCCGAGATGCTGCGCGAAAAGATCAAGGGTCTGGAGCATCGCATCATGGACATGGTGCGCCATGGCAGCGAGAACGCTTCCATCGCCAACAAGATTCATCAGTGGACCCATGCCCTGGTCAAGGTGCAGGACCTGCGCGAGCTGCCCCATGCGCTCACCGCCAGCCTGCAGCACACGTTTGATGTCCCCCAGGTCGCACTGCGTCTGTGGAATGTGGCGGGCGCGCACAGCGGCACCGTCTACACCATGGGAGTCAGCGATGATGCCAAGGCCTTTGCTTCGTCTCTGACCATGCCGTTCTGCGGCCCCAATATGGGCTTCGAACCCGTGACCTGGCTGCCCAACCCCAATGCGGTGCAGTCGGTCGCGCTGCTGACCCTGCATGACGGTGCCATGGACAGTACTTCCAACGCCTTTGGCATGCTGGTGCTGGGATCGCCCGACCCGTTGCGCTTCGATGCCACCATGGGCCTTGAATTCCTTTCACGGATCTCCGAGCTGGCCAGTGCCTCGCTCTCGCGCATGCGCGCTCCTGCGCTGACGCTGGCGCACGGCTGA
- a CDS encoding SDR family NAD(P)-dependent oxidoreductase — translation MQVQDQIAIVTGGASGLGEATARALAAAGARVAVLDRQLDKAKAVAAEIGGLALECDICDAASVTAALDAVREQWGSDARVLMNVAGIGTAKRVIGRDGEPAPLEDFERVIRVNLVGSYNMTRLFAARCAKLAALEDGARGVILYTASVAAFDGQVGQQAYSASKGGLVGMTLPMARDLAQHGIRVCTVAPGLFATPLMKELPEPVQQSLAASIPFPSRLGKPSEFADLAVHIVHNDHLNGEVIRLDGALRMAPR, via the coding sequence ATGCAAGTTCAGGATCAGATTGCCATCGTCACCGGCGGCGCCTCCGGCCTCGGTGAGGCCACGGCGCGTGCGCTCGCTGCCGCAGGCGCAAGGGTGGCGGTGCTGGATCGTCAGCTCGACAAGGCCAAGGCGGTGGCTGCCGAGATCGGCGGGCTGGCGCTGGAGTGCGATATCTGCGATGCGGCCAGCGTCACGGCCGCGCTGGATGCCGTTCGCGAGCAATGGGGCTCGGATGCACGCGTTCTCATGAATGTGGCCGGCATCGGCACGGCCAAGCGCGTGATCGGCCGCGATGGCGAGCCCGCGCCGCTGGAAGACTTTGAACGCGTGATCCGCGTCAACCTTGTCGGCAGCTACAACATGACGCGGCTGTTTGCCGCACGCTGCGCCAAGCTGGCGGCGCTGGAGGATGGCGCGCGCGGCGTGATTCTCTATACCGCCTCGGTGGCTGCCTTCGATGGCCAGGTGGGGCAGCAGGCTTACAGCGCATCCAAGGGCGGATTGGTCGGCATGACGCTGCCCATGGCGCGTGATCTGGCCCAGCACGGCATTCGTGTCTGCACCGTGGCACCAGGCCTGTTCGCCACCCCGTTGATGAAGGAATTGCCCGAGCCCGTGCAGCAGTCGCTGGCAGCATCCATTCCCTTTCCTTCGCGCCTGGGCAAGCCTTCGGAGTTTGCCGATCTGGCCGTGCATATCGTGCACAACGATCATCTCAATGGCGAGGTGATTCGGCTGGATGGTGCGCTGCGCATGGCTCCGCGCTGA
- a CDS encoding Bug family tripartite tricarboxylate transporter substrate binding protein, producing MQDRRNFVKGLGAGAALAAFGSIAGRNAYAQGSGPLEQVRILYGFPAGSAGDSVARRVAEKIGGTSYSKNMGVVENKPGAGGRIALENLRNSVGDGSVIVLSQVSAFSIYPHIYSKLTYQAKDFEPISIGAIMHHGLAVGPAVPAEVKTLKDFLAWCKNNPDKASFGSPGAGTQPHLIGSLLSLRSGIKLSHVPYRGTAPAVSDLAGGQIAAVMGPSGDFLSYYKAGKLRVLATSGPQRNPYLPNVPTFAEQGFADLTAEEWFGFYANARTPADVRARAHAAITAALKSDALKESVGVVGLIATSSTPEEMARSQQAEFERWGPLVKQIGFTADT from the coding sequence ATGCAAGATCGTCGCAATTTCGTCAAAGGCCTGGGCGCTGGTGCAGCGCTGGCCGCATTCGGCAGCATCGCTGGCCGCAATGCTTATGCACAGGGTAGTGGACCGCTGGAGCAGGTGCGCATTCTGTACGGCTTCCCCGCAGGCAGTGCCGGTGACTCGGTGGCGCGCCGCGTGGCCGAAAAGATCGGCGGCACCAGCTACTCCAAGAACATGGGCGTGGTGGAAAACAAGCCCGGTGCCGGTGGCCGCATCGCACTGGAGAATCTGCGCAACTCCGTGGGGGATGGCTCGGTCATCGTGCTGTCCCAGGTCTCGGCCTTCTCCATCTACCCGCATATCTATAGCAAGCTGACCTATCAGGCCAAGGATTTCGAGCCGATTTCGATTGGGGCCATCATGCACCACGGTCTGGCGGTCGGCCCCGCCGTGCCGGCCGAGGTCAAGACGCTCAAGGATTTTCTGGCATGGTGCAAGAACAACCCCGACAAGGCCAGCTTCGGCAGCCCCGGTGCCGGTACCCAGCCGCATCTGATTGGCTCCCTGCTCAGCCTGCGTTCGGGCATCAAGCTCAGCCATGTGCCTTACCGCGGCACGGCGCCTGCAGTGTCCGACCTGGCCGGTGGTCAGATTGCTGCCGTGATGGGCCCCAGCGGCGACTTCCTGAGCTACTACAAGGCCGGCAAGCTGCGCGTGCTGGCCACCAGCGGACCTCAGCGCAACCCCTATCTGCCCAATGTGCCCACCTTTGCCGAGCAGGGCTTTGCCGACCTGACGGCCGAGGAATGGTTTGGCTTTTATGCCAATGCCAGGACGCCCGCCGATGTGCGTGCACGCGCCCATGCGGCCATCACGGCAGCGCTCAAGAGCGATGCGCTCAAGGAAAGCGTGGGGGTGGTCGGCCTGATTGCCACCAGCTCCACGCCCGAGGAAATGGCCCGTTCGCAGCAGGCCGAGTTCGAGCGCTGGGGCCCTCTGGTCAAGCAGATTGGCTTTACGGCTGATACCTGA
- a CDS encoding tyrosine recombinase XerC, whose protein sequence is MQEREQPSFEEQYAQLPEVVHSYLEHVRVQKRLAERTHTLYALDLIKLQSFAQAAARELLTLQPSHIRRFAAQMHGAGRSARGIALILSGWRSFFRWAAQRELVPFNPVEGVRGPKAAKPLPKALAVDDAVQLASFQNPEADPWMEARDVAMTELLYSCGLRVAELVGLDLRPDQNSRHEGRGWIDLEAGDAHVQGKGSKRRIVPVGRMAIEALQRWLALRSSGLVGTAQLKAQDEAALFVGRRGERLSAQSVWSRLKQRGQQAGLATGVHPHVLRHSFASHMLQSSGDLRAVQELLGHSSIATTQIYTRLDFQHLARAYEKAHPRAQRSGVGETPAPLRMPDDEEQN, encoded by the coding sequence ATGCAAGAGCGCGAGCAGCCCTCTTTTGAGGAGCAGTACGCGCAGCTTCCGGAAGTTGTCCACAGCTATCTGGAGCATGTGCGTGTGCAAAAGCGCCTGGCCGAGCGCACGCATACGCTGTATGCGCTGGACCTGATCAAGCTGCAGAGCTTTGCACAGGCGGCAGCTCGGGAGCTTTTGACGCTGCAACCCTCGCATATCCGCCGCTTTGCTGCGCAAATGCATGGCGCCGGCCGCAGTGCACGCGGTATCGCACTGATTCTTTCGGGCTGGCGCAGCTTTTTCCGCTGGGCGGCCCAGCGGGAGCTGGTCCCTTTCAATCCCGTGGAGGGTGTGCGCGGCCCCAAGGCTGCCAAGCCTCTTCCCAAGGCTCTGGCGGTGGACGATGCCGTGCAATTGGCCAGCTTTCAGAATCCCGAAGCTGATCCATGGATGGAGGCGCGTGACGTCGCCATGACCGAGCTGCTCTACAGCTGTGGCTTGCGTGTGGCCGAACTGGTGGGGCTGGATCTGCGCCCCGACCAGAATAGCCGGCATGAAGGCAGAGGCTGGATTGATCTGGAGGCGGGTGACGCCCATGTTCAGGGCAAGGGCAGCAAGCGCCGCATCGTGCCCGTGGGGCGAATGGCAATCGAGGCCTTGCAGCGCTGGCTGGCCCTGCGCAGCAGCGGGCTGGTCGGGACTGCACAGCTCAAGGCACAGGACGAAGCTGCCTTGTTCGTTGGTCGCCGGGGCGAGAGGCTCAGCGCCCAGTCGGTCTGGTCACGTCTCAAGCAGCGAGGCCAGCAGGCGGGGCTTGCGACCGGCGTGCACCCGCATGTGCTGCGTCACTCCTTTGCCAGTCATATGCTGCAGTCCAGTGGCGATCTGCGTGCCGTGCAGGAGCTGCTCGGGCATTCCAGCATTGCCACCACGCAGATATATACGCGACTGGATTTCCAGCATCTGGCCCGGGCCTATGAAAAAGCCCACCCGCGTGCCCAGCGCAGTGGCGTCGGAGAGACGCCCGCTCCATTGCGCATGCCGGACGACGAAGAGCAAAACTGA
- a CDS encoding GTP-binding protein has protein sequence MALIPVTILTGFLGSGKTTLLKRVLHESHGMKIAVIENEFGEENIDTDILKTESKEQILQMSNGCICCTIREDLREALQLLAAKRRKGQVDFDRIVIETTGLADPGPVAQTFFMDDEIAETYLIDSIITLVDAKHANQQLDDRQEARRQVGFADQMFLSKTDLVTDAEKEALIHRLKHMNPRAPIRAVHFGDVPLSEVFDLRGFNLNAKLDIDPDFLKEDDHDHDHHDHSACDHDHGQCEHDHEHQHDEHCGHDHHDHEHGEHCNHPHHHHHDDDVKSFVYRADRAFDPAKLEDFLGAIVNIYGPKMLRYKGVLDMKGTSRKVIFQGVHQLMGSDLGPEWEADEKRVSKMVFIGIDLPQDILLQGLDQCLV, from the coding sequence ATGGCTCTCATTCCTGTCACCATCCTCACGGGCTTTCTAGGCTCGGGCAAGACCACGCTGCTCAAGCGCGTGCTGCACGAATCCCACGGCATGAAGATTGCCGTGATCGAGAACGAGTTCGGCGAGGAGAACATCGACACCGACATTCTCAAGACCGAATCCAAAGAACAGATTCTGCAGATGAGCAACGGCTGCATCTGCTGCACCATCCGCGAAGACCTGCGTGAGGCTTTGCAGTTGCTGGCCGCCAAGCGCCGCAAGGGGCAGGTGGACTTCGACCGCATCGTGATCGAGACCACTGGCCTGGCCGATCCCGGTCCTGTGGCCCAGACCTTCTTCATGGATGACGAGATCGCCGAGACCTATCTGATCGACTCCATCATCACGCTGGTGGATGCCAAGCATGCCAACCAGCAACTCGACGATCGCCAGGAAGCACGCCGTCAGGTGGGCTTTGCCGACCAAATGTTCCTGTCCAAGACCGATCTGGTGACGGATGCGGAAAAGGAGGCGCTGATCCATCGCCTCAAGCACATGAACCCGCGCGCGCCCATCCGTGCCGTTCATTTTGGCGATGTGCCCCTGAGCGAAGTGTTCGACCTGCGTGGCTTCAACCTGAACGCCAAGCTGGACATCGACCCCGATTTCCTCAAGGAAGATGATCACGACCACGATCATCACGACCACAGCGCTTGCGACCATGACCATGGTCAATGCGAACACGATCATGAACACCAGCACGACGAGCATTGTGGCCACGACCACCATGACCACGAGCATGGCGAGCACTGCAATCACCCACATCACCATCATCACGACGATGACGTGAAGAGCTTTGTCTACCGCGCCGATCGCGCGTTCGACCCGGCCAAGCTGGAAGACTTCCTGGGCGCCATCGTCAATATCTACGGCCCCAAGATGCTGCGCTACAAGGGCGTGCTCGACATGAAGGGCACCAGCCGCAAGGTCATCTTCCAGGGCGTGCACCAGCTCATGGGCAGCGATCTGGGTCCCGAGTGGGAAGCCGATGAAAAGCGAGTCAGCAAAATGGTCTTCATCGGCATTGATCTGCCTCAAGACATTCTTCTCCAGGGACTGGATCAATGTCTGGTGTAA
- a CDS encoding acyl-CoA dehydrogenase family protein, with amino-acid sequence MSYLPASADNAFLLFDVLKADEQLQQLPVHAATDRGLMQQVLEEAGKWVGEVVAPLSREGDEVGVQFAAGKVTTPPGFAQAYQDFWQAGWPALACAEEDGGQGLPWVLEGVLYEWLSAANHGWTMAPGLLHGAYECLKHHGSDALKAAYLPKVASGEWLATMCLTEAHAGSDLGQVRSQAVPAGVSELGERFEVSGSKIFISGGEHDLSENIVHLVLARLPGAAAGPKGLSLFLVPKLFPGGERNRVVCERIEEKMGLHGSPTCVMRFDGAAGWLIGQPGAGLNAMFVMMNAARLHVALQGIGLLDAAWQKAHAYALERRQMRAPGAVPDSRGPNDAADLIIEHPAIRRTLDLQRAWVDGGRVLAYQTGIYLDVARHAESARERDQALQWCSLITPVLKAAWTQQAFEGSSACLQVFGGHGYIREWGIEQIVRDSRVAMIYEGTNEIQAIDLLVRKVLPDGGQVMGQWLLGLRKSLDAGRALDAEVLRCLAQLRYFTTVLAQACKEDDTLAWRVADDYLRCVAVVLLGWAWARIAATAGEDSERWRGPCKQVQQRILPEMDWRLTLMKAQWAQASVVHGNQLFSPAH; translated from the coding sequence ATGTCCTATTTGCCCGCCAGCGCCGATAACGCTTTTCTTCTTTTCGATGTGCTCAAGGCCGATGAGCAGCTGCAGCAACTGCCTGTGCATGCCGCAACAGACCGGGGGCTGATGCAGCAGGTGCTGGAGGAGGCCGGCAAATGGGTGGGTGAGGTGGTGGCGCCGTTGTCGCGTGAAGGCGATGAGGTCGGCGTGCAGTTTGCAGCGGGCAAGGTCACCACGCCGCCTGGATTTGCCCAGGCATATCAGGACTTCTGGCAGGCGGGCTGGCCTGCACTGGCCTGTGCCGAGGAGGACGGCGGCCAGGGGCTGCCCTGGGTGCTGGAAGGCGTGCTGTACGAATGGCTGAGTGCCGCCAACCATGGCTGGACCATGGCGCCGGGCTTGCTGCATGGTGCTTATGAGTGCCTCAAGCACCATGGCAGCGATGCGCTCAAGGCCGCCTATCTGCCCAAGGTGGCCAGCGGCGAATGGCTGGCAACCATGTGCCTGACGGAGGCCCATGCGGGCAGCGATCTGGGACAGGTTCGCAGCCAGGCTGTGCCGGCTGGCGTGTCCGAGTTGGGCGAACGCTTCGAGGTCAGTGGTAGCAAGATTTTCATTTCGGGGGGCGAGCATGATCTGAGCGAGAACATCGTGCATCTGGTGCTGGCGCGTCTGCCGGGGGCAGCCGCAGGGCCCAAGGGCTTGTCGCTGTTTCTCGTACCCAAGCTGTTTCCAGGTGGCGAGCGCAACCGCGTGGTCTGTGAGCGCATCGAGGAAAAAATGGGCCTGCATGGCAGCCCCACCTGCGTGATGCGCTTTGATGGGGCTGCAGGCTGGCTGATCGGTCAGCCGGGCGCGGGACTGAACGCCATGTTCGTCATGATGAATGCCGCGCGTCTGCATGTGGCGCTGCAGGGCATAGGTTTGCTGGATGCGGCATGGCAGAAGGCCCATGCCTATGCGCTGGAACGCCGCCAGATGCGCGCACCGGGGGCGGTGCCGGACTCGCGTGGCCCGAATGATGCAGCGGATCTGATCATCGAGCATCCGGCTATTCGCCGTACGCTCGATCTGCAGCGTGCCTGGGTCGATGGCGGGCGTGTGCTCGCCTACCAGACCGGTATTTATCTTGATGTGGCGCGACATGCCGAAAGCGCTCGTGAGCGTGATCAGGCCCTGCAGTGGTGCAGCCTGATCACGCCCGTGCTCAAGGCAGCCTGGACCCAGCAGGCGTTCGAGGGCTCCAGCGCCTGCCTGCAGGTATTCGGCGGCCATGGCTACATCCGCGAGTGGGGCATAGAGCAGATCGTGCGTGATTCGCGCGTGGCCATGATTTACGAAGGCACGAATGAAATTCAGGCCATCGATCTGCTGGTGCGCAAGGTGCTGCCGGACGGTGGTCAGGTCATGGGTCAATGGCTGCTGGGCCTGCGCAAAAGCCTGGATGCAGGTCGGGCGCTGGATGCAGAGGTGCTGCGCTGCCTGGCCCAGTTGCGCTACTTCACCACGGTGCTGGCACAGGCCTGCAAGGAGGATGACACCCTGGCCTGGCGCGTGGCCGACGACTATCTGCGCTGCGTGGCCGTGGTGCTGCTGGGCTGGGCGTGGGCACGTATTGCGGCCACAGCGGGGGAGGATAGTGAGCGCTGGCGAGGCCCCTGCAAGCAGGTGCAGCAGCGCATATTGCCCGAAATGGACTGGCGTCTGACTCTGATGAAGGCGCAGTGGGCGCAGGCTTCCGTCGTACACGGCAACCAGCTGTTCAGCCCTGCTCACTGA
- a CDS encoding MarR family winged helix-turn-helix transcriptional regulator, with translation MLAHKTAEPDSKLARSLRGTRSREAGLDIPGSGQEPRESAEVFAVDQVNASFLESLLGYNARRASLALVGVFMRCMERFDLKIVEFSVLSLVGSNPGITSRQLCQQLAVLPPNMVGMIDALGKRGFLERRPHPRDGRATGLYLTAAGRELVDTAEPELKSSETRAIAHLSAAEQVQLMELLQKLYR, from the coding sequence ATGCTCGCTCACAAGACTGCTGAACCAGACTCCAAACTTGCACGTTCTTTGCGCGGCACGCGCTCCAGAGAGGCGGGTTTGGACATCCCGGGCTCGGGGCAGGAGCCCAGGGAGAGTGCCGAGGTTTTTGCCGTCGATCAGGTCAATGCCAGTTTTCTGGAGTCCCTGCTGGGCTACAACGCCAGGCGCGCCTCGCTGGCACTGGTGGGAGTTTTCATGCGCTGCATGGAGCGTTTTGACCTCAAGATCGTCGAGTTCTCCGTGCTGTCTCTTGTGGGCAGCAATCCGGGCATCACCTCGCGTCAGCTCTGTCAGCAACTGGCCGTGCTGCCGCCGAATATGGTGGGCATGATCGATGCGTTGGGCAAACGTGGCTTTCTGGAGCGGCGTCCGCACCCGCGAGACGGCCGCGCCACGGGTCTGTATCTGACCGCTGCAGGGCGCGAGCTGGTGGATACGGCCGAGCCCGAGCTCAAGAGCAGCGAGACCCGTGCCATCGCGCATCTGAGTGCTGCTGAGCAGGTGCAACTCATGGAGTTGTTGCAAAAGCTGTATCGCTGA
- the dapF gene encoding diaminopimelate epimerase yields MQIRFTKMQGAGNDFVVLDETQARLGLSTAQYRYLANRHFGVGADQILTVRPAPAEGVDFEYVIHNADGGEVEQCGNGARCFARYVHDKGLTDKSVIRVQTLSGVIAPEIHGNGRVTVDMGAPQLDPAKVPFTTDGLQVETLGSTQKWPLTLDTPVQPATVWIAAVSMGNPHAVQLVDDVNAAAVEVHGPLIESHVRFPQRVNAGFMQILNRAEVRLRVYERGAGETLACGTGACAAVVAGIGWGLLDQRVDVHTRGGLLTIEWAGGAHDRVRMTGPAEFVFEGQIDIPDTL; encoded by the coding sequence ATGCAGATTCGCTTTACCAAGATGCAAGGTGCGGGCAATGACTTTGTCGTGCTCGACGAAACCCAGGCTCGCCTGGGCTTGAGCACCGCCCAGTACCGCTACCTGGCCAATCGTCACTTTGGCGTGGGTGCCGACCAGATCCTGACGGTGCGCCCGGCACCCGCAGAGGGCGTGGACTTTGAATATGTCATCCACAACGCCGACGGTGGCGAGGTCGAGCAGTGCGGAAACGGCGCACGCTGTTTTGCGCGCTATGTACATGACAAGGGTCTGACCGACAAGAGCGTGATCCGCGTGCAGACCCTCTCGGGCGTCATCGCCCCCGAAATTCATGGCAATGGCCGCGTCACGGTCGATATGGGTGCGCCCCAGCTGGATCCGGCCAAGGTGCCGTTCACGACCGACGGTCTGCAGGTCGAAACTCTGGGTTCGACACAAAAATGGCCTCTGACGCTTGATACGCCTGTGCAGCCAGCTACAGTCTGGATAGCAGCCGTTTCCATGGGCAACCCGCACGCGGTGCAACTGGTGGACGACGTGAATGCCGCTGCGGTGGAGGTCCACGGACCGCTGATCGAAAGCCACGTCCGTTTCCCTCAGCGTGTGAACGCCGGCTTCATGCAGATTCTCAACCGTGCTGAAGTCCGCTTGCGTGTCTATGAACGTGGTGCCGGCGAGACCCTGGCCTGCGGTACGGGGGCTTGTGCCGCCGTGGTGGCCGGCATTGGCTGGGGGCTGCTCGACCAGCGTGTCGATGTGCATACCCGCGGCGGTCTGCTGACCATTGAATGGGCTGGCGGTGCGCACGATCGCGTGCGCATGACCGGCCCTGCCGAATTTGTTTTTGAAGGCCAGATCGACATACCTGATACCTTATGA
- the dksA gene encoding RNA polymerase-binding protein DksA, which produces MTAVKSNLPKAAAKAAAAAVHPRSVETSLVDAALDNPVLVPAAAGESSKSSRSKRSASPPARQPETDVPPLAASAVKAAATMRDTKAMTNTKQAVPKKDPKLANAWKTKSVEELTDAEVLAMSDDDYMNDAQLAYFRRKLVALKNDMHVNAGETAENLREDTVVVPDPADRATIEEEHALELRTRDRERKLLKKIDQSIARIDAGDYGYCDETGEPIGVGRLLARPTATLSLEAQQRRELKQKMYGD; this is translated from the coding sequence GTGACCGCTGTGAAAAGTAATCTGCCCAAGGCCGCAGCCAAAGCTGCGGCAGCGGCTGTGCACCCCCGCAGCGTCGAGACCTCTTTGGTGGACGCCGCGTTGGACAACCCGGTGCTGGTACCTGCAGCAGCGGGAGAATCTTCCAAATCGTCCAGATCCAAGCGTTCTGCATCGCCTCCAGCGCGGCAGCCTGAAACAGATGTTCCGCCCTTGGCAGCTTCGGCAGTCAAGGCTGCGGCAACCATGAGAGATACGAAAGCAATGACCAACACAAAGCAAGCTGTGCCCAAGAAAGATCCCAAGCTGGCCAACGCCTGGAAGACCAAGTCGGTAGAGGAGCTGACCGATGCTGAAGTGCTGGCCATGTCTGATGACGATTACATGAACGATGCCCAGCTGGCCTACTTCCGTCGCAAGCTGGTCGCGCTCAAGAACGATATGCATGTGAATGCGGGCGAGACTGCGGAAAACCTGCGTGAAGACACCGTCGTGGTGCCCGATCCCGCCGATCGTGCCACCATCGAGGAAGAGCACGCTCTCGAGCTGCGCACCCGTGACCGCGAGCGCAAGCTGCTCAAGAAGATCGACCAGTCCATTGCCCGCATCGATGCCGGCGACTACGGTTACTGCGACGAAACCGGCGAGCCCATCGGGGTGGGACGGCTGCTGGCTCGCCCCACGGCTACACTGTCGCTGGAAGCCCAGCAGCGCCGTGAACTCAAACAGAAGATGTACGGCGATTGA
- a CDS encoding Bug family tripartite tricarboxylate transporter substrate binding protein, translating to MQGRRNFVKGLGAGAALAAFGGIASRSAYAQGGGPLEQVRILYGFPAGSAGDSVARRVAEKMGGSSYTRNMGVVENKPGAGGRIALENLRNSVGDGSVIALSQVSAFSIYPHIYSKLTYQAKDFEPISIGAIMHHGLAVGPAVPAEVKTLKDFLTWCKNNPDKASFGSPGAGSQPHLLGALLSLRSGVRLSHAPYRGMAPGVSDVVGGQIAAIMGTCGDYLSYYKAGKLRVLATSGPQRNPYLPNVPTFAEQGFADLTAEEWFGFYANARTPADVRARAHAAITAALKSDALKESLGVVGLIATSSTPEEMARSQQAEFERWGPLVKQIGFTGDS from the coding sequence ATGCAAGGTCGTCGCAATTTCGTCAAAGGGCTGGGCGCTGGTGCCGCGCTGGCCGCGTTCGGCGGCATCGCCAGCCGCAGCGCCTATGCCCAGGGCGGCGGCCCGCTGGAGCAGGTGCGCATTCTTTATGGCTTTCCCGCAGGCAGCGCCGGTGATTCGGTTGCCCGCCGCGTGGCCGAAAAAATGGGCGGCAGCAGCTACACCAGAAATATGGGCGTGGTGGAAAACAAGCCCGGAGCCGGCGGCCGCATTGCGCTGGAGAATCTGCGCAACTCCGTGGGAGATGGCTCGGTGATTGCGCTGTCCCAGGTCTCGGCCTTCTCCATCTATCCGCATATCTATAGCAAGCTGACCTATCAGGCCAAGGACTTCGAGCCGATTTCCATCGGAGCCATCATGCACCACGGTCTGGCGGTCGGCCCTGCCGTGCCGGCCGAGGTCAAGACGCTCAAGGATTTTCTGACCTGGTGCAAGAACAACCCCGACAAGGCCAGTTTCGGTAGCCCCGGTGCCGGCAGCCAGCCGCATCTGCTGGGGGCGCTGCTGAGCCTGCGCTCCGGCGTCAGGCTCAGCCATGCGCCTTATCGCGGCATGGCGCCCGGCGTCTCGGACGTCGTGGGCGGTCAGATCGCAGCCATCATGGGCACCTGCGGCGACTACCTGAGCTATTACAAGGCCGGCAAGCTGCGCGTGCTGGCCACCAGCGGACCGCAGCGCAACCCCTATCTGCCCAATGTGCCCACGTTTGCCGAGCAGGGCTTTGCCGACCTGACGGCCGAGGAGTGGTTTGGCTTTTATGCCAATGCCAGGACGCCCGCCGATGTGCGTGCACGCGCCCATGCGGCCATCACGGCAGCGCTCAAGAGTGACGCGCTCAAGGAAAGCCTGGGCGTGGTCGGCCTGATTGCCACCAGCTCCACGCCCGAGGAAATGGCCCGTTCGCAGCAGGCAGAGTTCGAGCGCTGGGGCCCGCTGGTCAAGCAGATCGGTTTTACGGGCGATTCCTGA